From one Bombus huntii isolate Logan2020A chromosome 17, iyBomHunt1.1, whole genome shotgun sequence genomic stretch:
- the LOC126875242 gene encoding integrin alpha-4-like, whose amino-acid sequence MLYLTLSTKINIWFYSFTFIILQYSILAYNLDIDNAKIFNIPKNFSYQRGSYFGFSVALYTDGLDSVLLVGAPRANTSIIQNVIEPGTIFQCPINETCKEWIIDRSGNYKEEYSTINQIEDNAWIGATIAIENKTNPTIVVCGPRLKYNIINKRQSNWFMYGICYLSLINSIKSFEKESKSKILSFVRLREAIDTKRYVYNFGMSQVGFSMHMTSNDLKWDLILGSPGVFNWKGMPLLVTKSVDGKMQNIIPSIKDEGSIRANNYFGYAVTSGYFREGKLWFVSGAPKASLMFGAVAIFTFSHNDNAKLEIKKILNGEQYGEYFGAALSSCNLNGDNRDELIVGAPYWSKNMDEGRIYVFTALHNEIFEKKSFEGKISGSRFGSTITCLGDIDYDGYGDIAVGAPYEEESGAIYIFNGNSNGLPKHYSQRIVGKQFGRNIRGFGISISEPRDINGDKYPDIAVGAYLSEQAILIKSKPVITITTKLSYNDKQKLLRNSTSFLIDVCTYYDGINTPNYLRVVKSLKIDQIYRRAYYGTERNSDNIYKLSDTLYKSKNLCSQLKIYLKKNIQNIINPVEISISTSLEKDLNLNDSKMKVNFLCTSCVAINKLFSKTEDLIKLPFAVDCGDDNICTSDVKISLSTNLNSNNKYVVGSTFTTKLKIDALNYGEPAYQAKIYVYIPKILSLASMPASCMESFYTNNTLEAICDLGNPLRKNKTLILDLDMSKIRFDVDHVDLWTNFNTQSEQKDPFNNTHVLTIYFDVDVDIVIAGKAQDNLYSYSTDNEDEKLNNIRFQHIYEIQKFGDSPIDEVLLTINIPIYWKHSTGDIQIININETISYLDGQPFYCTHLNSTLSTALTNISEIYFSNTELYTQKGFMMDTNFSINSPPENRSIYINCTNANVKCTYIKCELGPFLSSSSVAKLSLILDFYISDFKTKMVEEKDIIFFLSSGHVNILESNHVMKKIRHKSDDTIIATMFLGSPVTQHIAMWIIALSIVLGILLLILLILALLKIGFFNRSRKKELEALKSQTDKRHGNTLETCS is encoded by the exons ATGTTATATTTAACTTTATCAACTAAGATTAATATATGGTTTTATAgttttacatttataattttacagtATAGTATACTAGCATATAATTTAGACATTGATAATgccaaaatatttaatattcccAAAAATTTTAGTTATCAACGGGGAAGTTATTTTGGATTTTCCGTTGCCCTTTATACAGATGGCCTAGATTCTGTACTACTTGTAGGTGCTCCCAGAGCAAATACAAGCATAATACAAAATGTAATTGAGCCAGGTACTATATTTCAATGTCCAATTAATgaaacatgtaaggaatggaTTATTGATAGAAGTGGAAATTATAAAGAGGAGTATTCAACAATTAATCAAATTGAGGACAATGCATGGATTGGTGCAACAATTGCTATAGAAAATAAGACTAATCCTACAATTGTG GTTTGCGGCCCACGATTgaagtataatattataaataaacgcCAATCTAATTGGTTTATGTACGGCATTTGTTATTTGTCATTAATTAACAGTATTAAGTCTTTCGAAAAAGAAtctaaaagtaaaattttatcatttgtGAGGCTTAGAGAAGCTATCGATACGAAAAgatatgtttataattttggCATGAGTCAAGTTGGTTTTTCTATGCATATGACATCCAATGACCTAAAGTGGGATTTAATATTAGGTAGTCCTGGTGTATTTAACTGGAAAGGTATGCCTTTGTTAGTTACAAAATCAGTTGATGGTAAAATGCAAAATATAATTCCATCAATTAAAGATGAGGGAAGTATTCGtgcaaataattattttg GGTATGCAGTAACATCTGGTTATTTTAGAGAAGGAAAATTGTGGTTTGTTTCTGGTGCTCCAAAGGCTTCACTTATGTTTGGTGCTGTTGCTATATTTACCTTCTCTCATAACGATAATGcgaaattagaaataaaaaagattttgAATGGTGAGCAATATGGTGAATATTTTGGTGCTGCTTTATCATCATGTAATCTTAATGGTGACAATAGAGATGAATTAATTGTTGGAGCACCATATTGGTCAAAAAATATGGATGAAGGTCGCATATATGTCTTTACTGCTTTacataat gaaatttttgaaaaaaaatcaTTTGAAGGAAAAATATCTGGAAGTAGATTTGGATCTACTATAACTTGTCTTGGTGATATTGATTATGATGGCTATGGTGATATTGCTGTTGGTGCACCATATGAAGAAGAAAGTGGTGCAATATATATCTTCAATGGCAATAGCAATGGATTACCTAAACATTATAGCCAAAGGATAGTTGGCAAACAATTTGGAAGGAATATCCGTGGATTTGGAATTTCAATTTCCGAACCTCGTGATATAAATGGTGATAAATATCCTGATATTGCAGTTGGAGCTTATTTATCTGAACAagcaattttaataaaatcaaaacCTGTTATAACAATAACTACAAAATTGTCTTACAATgacaaacaaaaattattgagAAATTCTACATCTTTTCTAATTGATGTGTGTACATATTATGATGGAATAAATACTCCTAATTATCTTC GAGTTGTTAAATCTTTGAAAATCGACCAAATATATAGAAGAGCTTATTATGGTACAGAAAGAAATAGTGATAACATTTATAAATTGTCTGATACTTTATATAAATCTAAAAATCTATGCAGTCaacttaaaatatatttaaag aaaaatatccaaaatataataaatccAGTTGAAATATCTATCTCAACTAGTTTAGAAAAGGacttaaatttaaatgatagTAAGATGAAAGTAAACTTTCTCTGTACAAGCTGTGTagctataaataaattgttttctAAAACTgaagatttaataaaattaccaTTTGCTGTTGATTGTGGTGACGACAATATTTGTACATCAGATGTAAAGATATCACtttcaacaaatttaaattctaATAACAAATATGTTGTTGGATCAACATTCACTACCAAGCTTAAAATAGATGCTCTTAATTATGGTGAACCTGCTTATCAAgctaaaatatatgtatatataccaAAAATATTATCATTAGCAAGTATGCCAGCTTCATGCATGGAAagtttttatacaaataatacTTTAGAAGCAATTTGTGATCTTGGAAATCCACTTAGGAAAAAT aAAACATTAATATTAGATTTGGATATGAGTAAAATTCGGTTTGATGTTGATCACGTGGATCTATGGACCAATTTTAACACACAAAGTGAACAGAAAGATCCATTCAATAATACACATGTTTTAACTATATACTTTGATGTTGATGTTGACATAGTGATTGCAGG gAAAGCACaagataatttatattcatattctACTGATAATGaggatgaaaaattaaacaatattCGATTTCAacatatttatgaaattcaaaaatttgGAGATAGTCCAATTGATGAAGTTTTACTAACAATTAATATTCCAATATATTGGAAACATTCTACTggagatatacagattatcaATATAAACGAAACAATTAGTTATCTGGATGGTCAACCATTTTACTGCACACACTTGAATTCTACACTTTCAACTGCTTTAACTAATATATCTGAAATTTACTTTTCAAATACTGAACTGTATACACAAAAAGGATTTATGATGGATAccaatttttctataaattctcCGCCAGAAAACAGGTCAATTTATATCAATTGTACAAATGCTAATGtcaaatgtacatatattaaatGTGAGCTTGGTCCCTTTCTAAGTTCTTCATCTGTTGCAAAACTTTCACTCATATTGGACTTTTACATATCTGATTTTAAAA CAAAAATGGTGGAAGAGAAAgacataatatttttcttgtcTAGCGGACAcgttaatattttagaatcaaatcatgttatgaaaaaaattaGACACAAGTCTGATGATACTATTATTGCTACAATGTTCTTAGGTTCACCAGTAACTCAACACATTGCAATGTGGATTATAGCTTTGTCAATTGTCTTAGGAATTTTACTGTTAATACTGTTAATTTTAGCACTACTTAAAATTGGATTCTTTAATCGAAGTAGGAAAAAAGAACTTGAAGCATTAAAATCACAAACAGAT AAGAGACATGGGAATACATTGGAAACATGTTCATGA
- the LOC126875243 gene encoding DDB1- and CUL4-associated factor 5: protein MARPSNYNPLSYFVARQIDDKVDYCKRLVNARFESSENLFRKDLLSHYGCVNAIEFSNQGDLLVSGGDDRRVLLWKVEQAIQDVGKPTVMKVQHISNIFCLGYDNSKTKIFSAGNDDQVIVHDLRTGDVVNLFVHEKPVYGLSVHPHNDNVFASACDDGRVLIYDIRGSNAMETFCLARYKTAFHSVMFNPVEPRMLATANAKEGVSMWDVRKPLKPILRYGNESSAQSCMNVRFNAAGNRLLALRRRLPPVLYDVDSSTHLCQFDHPGYYNSCTMKSCCFAGDNDEYVLSGSDDFNLYMWKIPSEDVKWVNFAHMVLRGHRSIVNQVRYNQASCIFASSGVEKLIKIWSPFPLGSNCLGGLKRDDGRQERQRRVFTHDEYIGLVLRSGQFMTHDYSHQSTREDPRMMAFFDSLVQREVEGWTSEDMSTAPQTPSDSESNLITGRVYSATDSDDSTAFDRQLMSSILGPAITLASRGSCGGGVAPERPLESPNRITQLIAYRREKLMKLAAVDCDAPANNASAAASEPSASGSASDGDNAQVKCKSKSKVKFLKRKHSKITEIRRAGIKCAVLQINSDSDSDEQPVDTTQPSTSSGVVSRRSRYVVHIEREAKHSNYSSSSSEDNDISGKRKHSKTDSDTSTKVHRRKHKKCKSNSKNDSTKNKSKRQKIDYDTKKKKSGRDWKLYLNDVSNAIKIQKDGPSVPVNKSSKVPSTPDSGITSGVSTSEKNGEQAQKDQNDAESSDHEQKLKNLEYFRKKVNVVRRSYRIRSKPLSQTISTTTDSSD from the exons ATGGCTCGTCCTTCCAATTATAATCCGCTCTCGTATTTCGTCGCAAGACAAATCGACGACAAAGTCGACTACTGCAAACGCCTCGTTAATGCAAGGTTCGAAAGCTCCGAAAATCTGTTTAGGAAAGATCTACTATCGCATTATGGATGCGTCAATGCGATTGAATTTTCGAATCAAGGAGATCTATTGGTTTCCG GTGGTGATGACAGAAGAGTTTTATTATGGAAAGTAGAGCAAGCAATACAAGATGTAGGCAAACCCACAGTAATGAAAGTTCAACACATTAGTAATATTTTCTGTCTTGGTTACGATAATAgcaaaacaaaaatattttctgctGGAAATGACGATCAAGTTATTGTTCATGACTTACGAAC AGGAGATGTTGTGAATCTCTTCGTCCATGAGAAACCTGTTTATGGACTATCAGTACATCCGCATAATGACAATGTATTTGCAAGCGCCTGCGATGATGGGAGAGTTTTAATTTATGACATACGAGGATCCAATGCTATGGAAACATTTTGTTTGGCACGGTACAAAACTGCTTTTCACTCTGTAATGTTTAATCCTGTTGAGCCGAGAATGCTTGCAACCGCCAATGCTAAAGAAGGAGTTAGCATGTGGGATGTAAGAAAACCTTTGAA acctatattacgttatggaAATGAAAGTTCAGCTCAGAGTTGTATGAATGTTAGATTTAATGCAGCAGGTAATAGATTGCTAGCTTTGAGAAGAAGATTACCTCCTGTACTTTATGATGTAGACTCTTCTACTCATTTATGTCAGTTTGATCATCCTGGATACTATAACAGTTGCACAATGAAATCATGTTGTTTTGCTGGAGATAATGATGAGTATGTCCTTTCTG GTTCTGACGATTTTAATCTATATATGTGGAAAATTCCTTCTGAGGATGTAAAATGGGTAAATTTTGCacacatggtattacgtggGCACAGGTCCATTGTTAATCAAGTACGATACAATCAAGCTAGTTGTATTTTTGCTTCATCTGGAGTTGAGAAACTCATAAAGATTTGGAGTCCATTTCCTCTTGGAAGCAATTGCTTAGGTGGATTAAAG agGGATGATGGAAGACAAGAGAGGCAAAGGAGAGTATTTACACATGATGAATATATTGGACTAGTATTACGTAGTGGACAATTTATGACACATGATTATAGCCATCAATCAACCAGAGAAGATCCTAGAATGATGGCATTTTTTGATTCATTGGTACAACGTGAGGTTGAAGGTTGGACTTCTGAAGATATGTCAACAGCACCTCAAACCCCTAGTGATTCTGAAAGTAATCTTATAACTGGACGAGTTTATAGTGCAACAGATTCTGATG ACTCTACGGCATTTGACCGTCAATTGATGTCAAGTATTTTGGGGCCAGCGATAACACTGGCATCCCGTGGATCCTGTGGGGGTGGAGTAGCCCCTGAAAGACCATTAGAGTCCCCAAATCGTATAACACAACTTATAGCATATCGTAGAGAAAAACTAATGAAACTTGCAGCTGTAGATTGTGATGCACCAGCAAATAATGCCTCAGCTGCAGCGTCAGAACCATCTGCCTCAGGTTCTGCCAGTGATGGTGACAATGCACAAGTTAAGTGTAAATCTAAatcaaaagtaaaatttcttAAGAGGAAACATAGTAAAATTACTGAGATAAGAAGGGCCGGAATAAAGTGTGCAGTGTTACAAATTAATAGTGACTCTGATAGTGATGAACAACCTGTTGACACAACTCAGCCTAGTACCAGTTCTGGCGTAGTTTCTAGAAGATCACGATATGTTGTGCATATTGAGAGGGAAGCAAAACATTCAAATTACAGCAGTAGCAGTTCAGAGGATAACGACATTTCTGGTAAACGTAAGCATTCGAAAACTGATTCTGATACTTCTACGAAAGTACACAGAAGGAAAcacaaaaaatgtaaaagtaaCTCAAAAAATGACAGTACCAAAAATAAGAGCAAACGGCAAAAAATTGATTATGatacaaagaagaagaaatcaGGCAGAGATTGGAAGCTTTATTTAAATGATGTTAGTAATGCAATAAAAATCCAGAAAGATGGTCCATCAGTGCCAGTGAACAAATCAAGCAAAGTTCCTTCAACTCCTGACAGTGGTATCACATCAGGAGTATCTACAAGTGAAAAAAATGGTGAACAAGCACAGAAAGATCAAAATGATGCAGAGAGCTCAGATCATGAGCAGAAACTAAAAAATCTAGAATATTTTAGAAAGAAGGTGAATGTAGTAAGAAGGAGCTATCGTATTCGATCTAAGCCTTTATCCCAAACTATTTCAACTACAACTGATTCTTCCGATTAA